A single region of the Oleispira antarctica RB-8 genome encodes:
- a CDS encoding Predicted signal transduction protein has product MAETLTQEQIANVLLGIKIPPQPQILVDLQIEQIMPDPDIKRIASLIRRDVGLAGTVLKVVNSSFYGLSNKITSVDQAVSLIGLDSVINIINGVSIKSEMSDETITHMNRFWDTANDIALIATNIAKMVGFQKPDLAYLLGLFHNSGVPLLMNKFDNYLGVLEQSYGNNSQRIIDIENDLLNTNHAVVGYYIAKSWNLPKVLCEAIAEHHNCERHFLGKHQTDSDVKTLLAILKLAEHVCGSFKILGNQDIDFEWELIGSDVLTHLGLGEYDVELLEASIEEMGISFKNYAF; this is encoded by the coding sequence ATGGCTGAAACATTAACTCAAGAGCAAATCGCGAATGTTCTCTTGGGCATTAAGATTCCTCCACAACCGCAAATACTCGTAGACTTGCAGATTGAGCAAATCATGCCTGATCCTGACATTAAGCGAATTGCTTCGTTAATTAGGCGTGATGTTGGATTGGCAGGGACAGTTTTAAAAGTCGTTAATTCTTCTTTTTATGGCCTAAGTAATAAAATCACTTCGGTAGATCAAGCAGTATCGCTTATTGGCTTGGATAGCGTCATCAATATCATTAATGGTGTATCTATTAAAAGTGAGATGAGTGATGAAACGATCACTCACATGAATCGCTTTTGGGATACCGCCAATGATATCGCTTTAATCGCCACCAATATTGCCAAAATGGTGGGGTTTCAAAAACCGGATCTTGCCTACCTCCTGGGTTTGTTTCATAACTCAGGGGTGCCTTTATTGATGAATAAATTCGATAATTATTTAGGGGTATTAGAGCAATCTTACGGCAACAACAGTCAGCGCATTATCGATATCGAAAACGACTTATTAAATACCAATCATGCGGTGGTAGGTTATTACATTGCAAAATCATGGAATTTACCCAAAGTATTATGCGAGGCCATTGCAGAACACCACAACTGTGAACGGCACTTTTTGGGCAAGCACCAGACAGACAGCGATGTTAAAACCCTGCTAGCCATTTTAAAACTCGCGGAGCATGTGTGTGGTAGCTTTAAAATTTTAGGCAATCAAGATATCGATTTTGAATGGGAATTAATCGGCAGTGACGTATTAACTCACCTCGGGTTAGGTGAGTATGATGTTGAGCTACTGGAAGCCAGCATAGAAGAGATGGGCATTAGTTTTAAAAACTATGCTTTCTAG
- a CDS encoding HAD family hydrolase (Haloacid dehalogenase), with product MALAIFDLDHTLLSGDSDHAWGQFLVDKKIVDPSHYEKQNNYFYEQYKAGGLDINEYLTFALKPLTENSLASMLSLREEFIEYRIKPLITQKARDLIARHQQSGDDMLIITATNAFITRPIATLLGFDDLIAPEPEIINGQYTGGITGIPSFHQGKVTRLEMWLEEKEMNLTGAFFYSDSHNDLPLLNLVDKPIAVNADEILTDTATRNGWPIISLRDA from the coding sequence GTGGCATTGGCGATTTTTGATTTAGACCATACTCTTTTATCGGGCGATAGTGACCATGCTTGGGGGCAGTTTTTAGTCGATAAAAAAATTGTGGACCCGAGCCACTACGAAAAGCAAAACAACTATTTTTACGAACAATATAAGGCAGGCGGCCTAGATATTAATGAATATCTTACCTTTGCGCTTAAGCCTCTGACAGAAAACTCATTGGCCTCTATGTTGTCATTGCGGGAAGAGTTTATTGAATACCGCATCAAGCCTTTAATTACTCAAAAAGCACGTGACTTGATTGCAAGACATCAACAGTCTGGTGACGATATGTTAATCATCACGGCAACCAACGCTTTTATTACTCGTCCTATCGCCACACTATTAGGTTTTGATGATCTCATTGCCCCAGAGCCGGAAATAATTAATGGTCAATACACCGGAGGGATAACGGGTATTCCAAGCTTCCATCAAGGTAAAGTGACCCGCCTGGAAATGTGGCTTGAAGAAAAAGAGATGAATTTAACAGGCGCTTTCTTTTATAGTGACTCTCATAACGATCTGCCCCTATTAAATTTGGTTGATAAGCCAATTGCAGTAAACGCAGATGAAATATTAACTGACACGGCTACTCGCAATGGCTGGCCTATCATCAGCCTACGAGATGCTTAG
- the rppH gene encoding RNA pyrophosphohydrolase, producing MIDEDGYRPNVGIILCNKQGDVLWARRIGQDAWQFPQGGIKDHESPEDALYRELAEEVGLKREDVEVLGSTRGWLRYRLPRRMIRYNSKPVCVGQKQKWYLLQLISDDEQINVDATDKPEFDGWCWSSYWFPLGQVVSFKRDVYRRALKELSPKIVRLQKQVES from the coding sequence GTGATTGATGAGGACGGCTACCGTCCCAATGTAGGTATCATCCTGTGTAACAAACAGGGTGATGTGCTTTGGGCGCGGAGAATTGGTCAAGATGCCTGGCAGTTTCCTCAGGGAGGGATTAAAGATCATGAATCCCCTGAAGATGCGCTTTATCGCGAGCTAGCGGAAGAGGTTGGCTTAAAGCGGGAAGATGTTGAAGTGCTAGGCAGTACTCGGGGCTGGTTACGCTATCGTTTGCCACGGCGAATGATCCGTTATAACAGTAAGCCTGTGTGCGTTGGCCAAAAACAAAAATGGTATTTATTACAGCTAATCAGTGATGATGAGCAAATCAATGTAGATGCCACCGACAAACCGGAGTTTGATGGCTGGTGTTGGTCGAGCTATTGGTTTCCTTTAGGTCAAGTTGTATCTTTTAAACGAGATGTCTATCGACGGGCATTGAAAGAGCTATCACCGAAGATTGTTCGGTTACAAAAACAAGTAGAGTCTTAA
- a CDS encoding PEP-utilising enzyme: protein MLDTLRSIVQEVSAATDLSDALKVVVTRIRNAMHTEVSSVYLYDSEAKRYVLMATKGLNQDAVGKVSLGSSQGLVGLVGSREELINTEDAPGHPRYHYLSETGEDKYHSFLGVPIIHHRRLMGVLVVQQQERRKFDESEEAFLVTMSAQLAGVIAHAEATGNIAAAAKATKTPKEARFSGVPGAPGVAIGTAVVIYPAADLASVPDKFADNIEQEIERFETALIAVRRDIRSVGQKLSNELRPEEMALFDVYLNMLDDRALGAEVIIKIREGAWAQGALRQVVQRYIGHFELMDDAYLRERAADIRDLGVRILAYLQETEGLGQVTEYHENTILVSEELTPAMLGEIPTDKLKGLVSVKGSSNSHVAILARAMGIPTIMGVVDVPYAQLDGLELVVDGYRGRIYSQPSDQLRKQYQRIYLEEQALNKDLECLRDEPAITLDGYRIPLWVNTGLITDAVRSRDRGAEGVGLYRTEVPFMMKDRFPSEKEQTEIYRQQLETFAPNPVTMRTLDIGGDKSLPYFPIKEDNPFLGWRGIRVTLDHPELFLLQIKSMLKASVGLNNLRIMLPMITSVGEVDEALHLIYRAHAEVEEAGHKVKMPQVGVMIEVPASVYQISDLGQRVDFLSVGSNDLTQYLLAVDRNNPRVADLYNSFHPAVLTALYKIAQDAKAINKPVSICGELAGNPAGAVLLMAMGYEMLSMNSSNLPKVKSVIRGVTQVWAQELLAEVMQLENAQVITATVELALEKVGLGRMIGPGRS from the coding sequence ATGTTGGACACACTCAGAAGCATTGTGCAGGAAGTAAGCGCAGCGACAGACTTAAGTGATGCACTTAAGGTTGTTGTCACGCGTATTCGCAATGCTATGCATACTGAAGTGAGTTCGGTGTATCTTTATGATTCAGAGGCTAAGCGCTATGTACTTATGGCGACAAAAGGCCTGAATCAAGATGCGGTTGGGAAGGTGAGTTTGGGTTCATCTCAGGGCTTAGTCGGTTTAGTCGGTTCTAGAGAAGAGCTTATTAATACCGAAGATGCTCCGGGACATCCGCGTTATCATTATTTATCGGAAACGGGGGAGGATAAGTATCATTCTTTCCTCGGTGTACCGATTATTCATCACCGACGCCTAATGGGCGTATTGGTTGTTCAGCAGCAAGAACGTCGTAAGTTTGATGAAAGTGAAGAAGCTTTTCTCGTTACCATGTCAGCTCAGTTGGCTGGCGTTATTGCGCATGCAGAAGCAACGGGTAATATCGCGGCCGCCGCGAAAGCGACAAAAACACCGAAAGAAGCCCGTTTTAGTGGTGTGCCAGGTGCTCCTGGTGTGGCTATTGGGACTGCGGTTGTTATCTACCCTGCAGCAGATTTGGCCAGCGTGCCGGATAAGTTTGCCGATAATATAGAACAAGAAATTGAGCGTTTTGAAACGGCGCTGATTGCAGTACGACGTGACATTCGCTCCGTTGGTCAAAAATTATCGAATGAATTACGGCCAGAAGAAATGGCCTTATTTGATGTCTATCTGAATATGCTAGATGACCGTGCGTTAGGCGCAGAAGTCATTATAAAAATTCGTGAAGGTGCTTGGGCACAAGGTGCCTTGCGCCAAGTTGTACAGAGATACATTGGTCACTTTGAATTGATGGATGATGCGTATTTGCGTGAGCGTGCCGCTGATATTCGTGATCTTGGGGTGCGTATTTTAGCGTACCTACAAGAGACCGAAGGTCTAGGACAAGTCACCGAATACCATGAAAATACAATCTTGGTGAGTGAGGAACTAACCCCAGCGATGCTCGGCGAAATTCCAACCGATAAACTGAAAGGTTTAGTCTCGGTAAAAGGTTCTTCTAACTCACACGTTGCGATTCTTGCTAGGGCAATGGGCATTCCCACGATTATGGGGGTGGTTGATGTACCTTATGCTCAGCTTGATGGTCTAGAGTTAGTGGTTGATGGTTATCGTGGCCGTATTTATTCGCAGCCATCAGATCAACTGCGGAAACAGTATCAAAGAATTTATCTGGAAGAGCAGGCACTTAATAAGGATTTAGAATGCTTACGCGATGAGCCCGCGATAACACTAGATGGTTATCGGATACCTTTATGGGTTAATACCGGTTTGATTACCGATGCGGTACGTAGCCGTGATCGCGGTGCTGAGGGTGTGGGCTTATACCGCACCGAAGTCCCTTTTATGATGAAGGACCGCTTTCCGAGTGAAAAAGAACAAACAGAAATTTATCGCCAACAGCTAGAAACCTTTGCGCCTAATCCTGTGACTATGCGCACATTGGATATTGGTGGTGATAAGTCGTTACCTTATTTCCCGATTAAAGAAGACAATCCTTTCTTAGGCTGGCGTGGCATTCGAGTCACTCTCGATCATCCTGAGCTGTTTCTGTTGCAAATAAAGTCGATGTTGAAGGCGAGTGTCGGCTTAAATAATTTACGCATTATGCTGCCGATGATTACCAGTGTGGGTGAGGTTGATGAGGCTTTACACCTTATCTATCGCGCACATGCTGAGGTTGAAGAAGCGGGGCATAAAGTGAAAATGCCGCAGGTCGGCGTCATGATCGAAGTGCCGGCATCTGTCTATCAAATCAGTGATCTTGGCCAGCGTGTTGATTTCTTATCGGTGGGCAGTAATGATCTGACCCAGTATTTATTAGCGGTAGATCGTAACAATCCTAGGGTTGCTGATCTTTATAATTCTTTCCATCCTGCCGTATTAACGGCACTGTACAAGATTGCGCAAGATGCCAAGGCGATTAATAAGCCAGTGAGTATTTGTGGTGAGTTGGCCGGTAATCCTGCAGGAGCAGTTCTTCTTATGGCGATGGGTTATGAGATGCTGTCGATGAACTCCTCAAATCTACCTAAAGTGAAGTCGGTCATCCGAGGTGTCACACAGGTATGGGCACAAGAATTATTAGCCGAAGTGATGCAGTTGGAAAATGCTCAAGTGATCACGGCCACGGTTGAACTTGCGCTTGAAAAGGTCGGTCTAGGGCGGATGATTGGTCCCGGTCGCAGTTAA
- a CDS encoding Twin-arginine translocation pathway signal precursor: MNRRIFLRSAAAITGSVIVPAAFANKTPELEIDKELHLYNIHTGEFVKTTFQHAGQYDQQGLDELDHLLRDHRSGESTLISRTLLDDIHTLQQLFKPNQAIEIISGYRSPKTNEKLRAMGHGVAKRSLHMQGKAIDIRIPGINLRQVRKAALALKSGGVGYYPKSGFIHLDVGRVRQWGS, from the coding sequence ATGAATAGACGTATTTTTTTGCGCAGCGCAGCAGCCATAACTGGCAGTGTCATCGTACCAGCCGCATTCGCGAATAAAACACCTGAGTTAGAGATCGATAAAGAACTTCACCTTTACAATATTCATACCGGTGAGTTCGTTAAAACGACATTTCAACACGCAGGTCAATATGATCAGCAAGGCCTAGACGAATTGGATCATTTACTGCGCGATCACCGCAGTGGTGAATCAACGTTAATCAGTCGTACGTTATTAGATGATATTCATACCTTACAGCAGTTGTTTAAACCCAACCAAGCGATTGAAATAATATCAGGCTACCGCTCACCGAAAACCAATGAGAAGCTACGAGCAATGGGGCATGGCGTAGCAAAGCGCAGCCTGCACATGCAAGGCAAGGCGATTGATATTCGTATTCCAGGTATTAATTTAAGACAGGTCAGAAAAGCCGCGCTCGCCCTTAAAAGTGGCGGCGTTGGCTATTACCCCAAAAGTGGATTTATTCATTTAGACGTTGGCCGTGTACGCCAATGGGGTTCTTAA